One Miscanthus floridulus cultivar M001 chromosome 11, ASM1932011v1, whole genome shotgun sequence DNA window includes the following coding sequences:
- the LOC136493044 gene encoding amino-acid permease BAT1 homolog isoform X1, whose amino-acid sequence MAGGEREDALVMDSGEKRLNELGYKQELRREMTLFKTLAISFSTMTLFTGITPLYGSSLQYAGPAPLVWGWVVVSFFTWFVGIAMAEICSSFPTTGSLYFWAAHLAGPVWGPLASWCCAWLEAIGLIAGIGTQAYAGSQVLQSIILLCTGTNTGGGYLAPRWLFLVMYIGLTLIWAVLNTFALEVIAFLDVISMWWQVIGGTVIVVMLPLVAKTTQPASYVFTHFQTAPDVTGISSSAYAVVLSFLVSQYSLYGYDAAAHLTEETKGADKNGPIAILSSIGIISVFGWAYILALTFSIQDFSYLYNPNNETAGTFVPAQILYDAFHGRYNSSVGAIVLLFVIWGSFFFGGLSITTSAARVVYALSRDRGVPLSSVWRRIHPRHKVPANAVWLCAAVCALLGLPILRINVVFTAITSIATIGWVGGYAVPIFARMVMREDDFRPGPFYLGRASRPVCLVAFLWICYTCSVFLLPTVYPIKMDTFNYAPIALSVVLGLIMLWWLLDARKWFKGPVRNIDEHNNGTV is encoded by the exons atggccggcggggaGAGGGAGGACGCGCTGGTGATGGACTCCGGCGAGAAGCGCCTCAACGAGCTCGGCTACAAGCAGGAGCTCCGCAGGGAGATG ACGCTGTTCAAGACGCTGGCCATCTCCTTCTCGACGATGACGCTCTTCACGGGGATCACGCCGCTGTACGGGAGCAGCCTGCAGTACGCGGGGCCGGCGCCCCTCGTCTGGGGCTGGGTCGTCGTCTCCTTCTTCACCTGGTTCGTCGGCATCGCCATGGCCGAGATCTGCTCCTCCTTCCCG ACCACTGGCTCTCTCTATTTCTGGGCTGCTCATTTGGCTGGTCCAGTCTGGGGTCCGTTGGCATCTTGGTGCTGTGCTTGGCTGGAGGCCATCGGCCTCATTGCTGGAATTGGTACACAG GCTTATGCAGGATCCCAAGTACTGCAGAGCATCATCCTACTCTGCACCGGCACCAACACGGGCGGTGGCTACCTAGCCCCTCGCTGGCTGTTTCTGGTCATGTACATCGGGTTGACGCTGATCTGGGCTGTGCTCAACACTTTTGCGCTTGAAGTCATCGCGTTCCTCGACGTGATCTCCATGTGGTGGCAG GTGATCGGTGGCACCGTCATCGTGGTGATGCTCCCGCTGGTGGCCAAGACCACGCAGCCGGCGTCGTACGTGTTCACCCATTTCCAGACGGCGCCTGACGTGACCGGGATCAGCAGCAGCGCCTACGCCGTCGTCCTGTCCTTCCTGGTGAGCCAGTACTCGCTGTACGGGTACGACGCGGCGGCACACCTGACGGAGGAGACCAAAGGCGCCGACAAGAACGGTCCCATCGCCATCCTCTCCAGCATCGGCATCATCTCCGTGTTCGGCTGGGCGTACATCCTGGCCCTCACCTTCAGCATCCAGGACTTCAGCTACCTGTACAACCCGAACAACGAGACCGCCGGCACGTTTGTGCCGGCGCAGATCCTGTACGACGCGTTCCACGGGCGGTACAACAGCTCGGTGGGCGCCATAGTGCTGCTGTTCGTCATCTGGGGCTCATTCTTCTTCGGCGGGCTGTCCATCACGACGAGCGCGGCGCGGGTGGTGTACGCGCTGTCGCGGGACCGGGGCGTCCCGCTGTCGTCGGTGTGGCGCCGCATCCACCCGCGGCACAAGGTGCCGGCGAACGCGGTGTGGCTGTGCGCGGCGGTGTGCGCGCTGCTGGGCCTGCCCATCCTGCGCATCAACGTGGTGTTCACGGCCATCACCTCCATCGCCACTATCGGGTGGGTGGGCGGCTACGCGGTGCCCATCTTCGCGCGCATGGTGATGCGGGAGGACGACTTCCGCCCCGGCCCCTTCTACCTCGGCCGCGCCAGCAGGCCCGTCTGCCTCGTCGCCTTCctgtggatctgctacacctgcTCCGTTTTCCTGCTCCCCACCGTGTACCCCATCAAGATGGACACCTTCAACTACGCGCCCATCGCGCTCAGCGTCGTCCTCGGCCTCATCATGCTCTGGTGGCTGCTCGACGCGCGCAAGTGGTTCAAGGGGCCCGTCAGGAACATCGACGAACACAACAACGGCACGGTCTGA
- the LOC136493044 gene encoding amino-acid permease BAT1 homolog isoform X2, with product MAGGEREDALVMDSGEKRLNELGYKQELRREMTLFKTLAISFSTMTLFTGITPLYGSSLQYAGPAPLVWGWVVVSFFTWFVGIAMAEICSSFPAYAGSQVLQSIILLCTGTNTGGGYLAPRWLFLVMYIGLTLIWAVLNTFALEVIAFLDVISMWWQVIGGTVIVVMLPLVAKTTQPASYVFTHFQTAPDVTGISSSAYAVVLSFLVSQYSLYGYDAAAHLTEETKGADKNGPIAILSSIGIISVFGWAYILALTFSIQDFSYLYNPNNETAGTFVPAQILYDAFHGRYNSSVGAIVLLFVIWGSFFFGGLSITTSAARVVYALSRDRGVPLSSVWRRIHPRHKVPANAVWLCAAVCALLGLPILRINVVFTAITSIATIGWVGGYAVPIFARMVMREDDFRPGPFYLGRASRPVCLVAFLWICYTCSVFLLPTVYPIKMDTFNYAPIALSVVLGLIMLWWLLDARKWFKGPVRNIDEHNNGTV from the exons atggccggcggggaGAGGGAGGACGCGCTGGTGATGGACTCCGGCGAGAAGCGCCTCAACGAGCTCGGCTACAAGCAGGAGCTCCGCAGGGAGATG ACGCTGTTCAAGACGCTGGCCATCTCCTTCTCGACGATGACGCTCTTCACGGGGATCACGCCGCTGTACGGGAGCAGCCTGCAGTACGCGGGGCCGGCGCCCCTCGTCTGGGGCTGGGTCGTCGTCTCCTTCTTCACCTGGTTCGTCGGCATCGCCATGGCCGAGATCTGCTCCTCCTTCCCG GCTTATGCAGGATCCCAAGTACTGCAGAGCATCATCCTACTCTGCACCGGCACCAACACGGGCGGTGGCTACCTAGCCCCTCGCTGGCTGTTTCTGGTCATGTACATCGGGTTGACGCTGATCTGGGCTGTGCTCAACACTTTTGCGCTTGAAGTCATCGCGTTCCTCGACGTGATCTCCATGTGGTGGCAG GTGATCGGTGGCACCGTCATCGTGGTGATGCTCCCGCTGGTGGCCAAGACCACGCAGCCGGCGTCGTACGTGTTCACCCATTTCCAGACGGCGCCTGACGTGACCGGGATCAGCAGCAGCGCCTACGCCGTCGTCCTGTCCTTCCTGGTGAGCCAGTACTCGCTGTACGGGTACGACGCGGCGGCACACCTGACGGAGGAGACCAAAGGCGCCGACAAGAACGGTCCCATCGCCATCCTCTCCAGCATCGGCATCATCTCCGTGTTCGGCTGGGCGTACATCCTGGCCCTCACCTTCAGCATCCAGGACTTCAGCTACCTGTACAACCCGAACAACGAGACCGCCGGCACGTTTGTGCCGGCGCAGATCCTGTACGACGCGTTCCACGGGCGGTACAACAGCTCGGTGGGCGCCATAGTGCTGCTGTTCGTCATCTGGGGCTCATTCTTCTTCGGCGGGCTGTCCATCACGACGAGCGCGGCGCGGGTGGTGTACGCGCTGTCGCGGGACCGGGGCGTCCCGCTGTCGTCGGTGTGGCGCCGCATCCACCCGCGGCACAAGGTGCCGGCGAACGCGGTGTGGCTGTGCGCGGCGGTGTGCGCGCTGCTGGGCCTGCCCATCCTGCGCATCAACGTGGTGTTCACGGCCATCACCTCCATCGCCACTATCGGGTGGGTGGGCGGCTACGCGGTGCCCATCTTCGCGCGCATGGTGATGCGGGAGGACGACTTCCGCCCCGGCCCCTTCTACCTCGGCCGCGCCAGCAGGCCCGTCTGCCTCGTCGCCTTCctgtggatctgctacacctgcTCCGTTTTCCTGCTCCCCACCGTGTACCCCATCAAGATGGACACCTTCAACTACGCGCCCATCGCGCTCAGCGTCGTCCTCGGCCTCATCATGCTCTGGTGGCTGCTCGACGCGCGCAAGTGGTTCAAGGGGCCCGTCAGGAACATCGACGAACACAACAACGGCACGGTCTGA